The genomic region TCCGCGAGGGCCCACTCGCGCAGGGTGTGCGTGAGCGCGGTGAGGTCGGCGCCGGACGCGGCGGCCGTCCGGAAGGCGTCGGCGAGGCTGCCGTACGCGTCCCTGATCAGCTCGGTGATCAGCTCGTCGCGTCCGGCGAAGTACCGGTAGAGCGCGGGGCCGCTCATGCCCATCTGCTTGGCGATCGCGTTGAGGGACAGCGCGGTCGCGCCCGCCGTGGCGATCTGCTCCCACGCGCGCTCCTTGATCTCCGAACGCACCTGGACGCGGTAACGCTCGCGTGGGGTCTTGGTGTCGGTCTCCGCCATGGCCTGCCGCCTTCCGTACTCGTGAGGACGCCTGTCGGGATACATATTCAAGATTTAGTTAGAGGCTATCACTAAAGCCCTTGACGTGGACCTTCGCAGGAAGTTATAACTTCTAACAGAAGCGAGAACGGGTCACTCACTAGGGACTCGAAACACAGAACACAGTGGAGGAAGCCATGACCGCCGAAGCCCTCGTCGAGGTCGTCCTGCCGGGCAAGGTGGAGCCGGAGGGGCTGGAGATCCGGCTCGGAGCCGTCCCCGTCGCCGGCCCCGGCCAGGTCGTGATCCGGATGGAGGCGACCGGGGTCTCCTTCGCCGAGCAGCAGATGCGCCGCGGCCGGTACTACGACCAGCCGCCCTTCCCCTTCGTGCCCGGCTACGACCTGGTCGGGACCGTGGCGGCGACCGGCGAGGGCGTCGAGCCGGGCCTCGTCGGCATCCGGGTGGCCGCACTGGTCAAGGTCGGCGGCTGGGCCAGCCACGTACTCGTCGACGCGGCGGACGTGGTGCCGGTGCCCGACGGAGTCGGCGCGGCGGAGGCGGAGACCCTGGTGGTCAACGGCATCACCGCCTGGCAGATGCTGCACCGCAAGGCACGCGTCCGCGCCGGGCAGACCATCCTGGTGCACGGCGCCAACGGCGGCGTCGGCTCGGTCCTCGTCCAGCTCGCCCAGGCCGCGGGCGCGAAGGTGATCGGCACGGCGTCCGCACGCCACCACGACGCACTGCGGGCCCAGGGGGTCGTCCCCGTCGACTACCGCAGCAAGGACGTCGCCGGGCAGGTCCGCGCACTCGCCCCCCGCGGGGTGGACGCGGTCTTCGACCACGTCGGCGGCCCGGGCATCGTCGACTCCTGGAGTCTCCTCGCCCCCGGCGGCACGCTCGTCTCCTACGGCACCGCCTCGACCCGCGACGACGAGGGCTCCAAGCAGCTGCCCGTGCTCAAGCTGCTCGGCCGGATCTGGCTGTGGAACGCGCTGCCCAACCGCCGGAGCGCCTACTTCTTC from Streptomyces sp. NBC_00878 harbors:
- a CDS encoding medium chain dehydrogenase/reductase family protein, with amino-acid sequence MTAEALVEVVLPGKVEPEGLEIRLGAVPVAGPGQVVIRMEATGVSFAEQQMRRGRYYDQPPFPFVPGYDLVGTVAATGEGVEPGLVGIRVAALVKVGGWASHVLVDAADVVPVPDGVGAAEAETLVVNGITAWQMLHRKARVRAGQTILVHGANGGVGSVLVQLAQAAGAKVIGTASARHHDALRAQGVVPVDYRSKDVAGQVRALAPRGVDAVFDHVGGPGIVDSWSLLAPGGTLVSYGTASTRDDEGSKQLPVLKLLGRIWLWNALPNRRSAYFFNIWAGRGLAKNRFRARLHADLTQVLVALQRGDITPQIAAQMPLSRIADALRLAESGTVAGKIVLNP